The Theobroma cacao cultivar B97-61/B2 chromosome 1, Criollo_cocoa_genome_V2, whole genome shotgun sequence genome contains the following window.
tctctctctgcctTTTGCAGTTTGAATTTGCAGATTATCACCCATAATCCCtttattttgctttgaatAGCACTGTAAGTTCttctttcattattattaattattactattatttttactCCTCTAGaatttcacacttttcccatTTCGGGCATACCCTCAATATTGTCTCTCCTCCTTTATCTGTTGGATTCTtgtgcttttcttttcttttcctttctactCAGGTTTTGCCTGGAATTATGAGATTCTTGTATTGACTCTTCCATTTTGGCAGTAACCATTATaaagagattttaaaatattctgAGGAATTTGTTAAGGTTGGTGAATTCCCATTTTCCTATTTAAAGTTAACTGAAATTTCTGGTTACTTCTTTAGTCCTTTTTGTTCATTGCTTTCTTATTATAGCCATTTTTCCTAATTTTATATAGACTAGATGTCTGAGTTTCTGAATATGGAATGAAACTGTCTCAAGGGTTCCTCAATATATGACAAAAATTAGGATATGGGACTTTAATttgttattgattttgatgattCTTTCCCAGAGTTTCAATGAAGGAGATGGAACTGAAGGATTTGCAATCTGATCTTGAAGctttaagaaaattatatgGACTTCTGCAGTGTGGTGGGGATGTTCAAAGCAATGTGGTTGTAAGTagtctttcctttttcatcttaGTAGCTTCTATGGACAGCGTGATATGGTGGCGATATTAACTTTTTGGGTACTTTTGTTTTCTCCAAAACCAAGTGCTCCACTCTTGATACATGCAGTTGAGTGTCATTTCCCTTCTAATAACcatcatatatacatattctaTGGAAAGTTGCCGTAGACAATGAAGGCAGAAACATTCTTGCCTGTCTTCTTTTCGAGTTAAGTTGATTTTAAAGGAATTAAAGGCCCAACGAATTTCCATCAACAGCTTTTGGCAATTAAGTGTATAACAGATATTAAACATGTGATTGTTGATGGCACgctgtaaaataaaagtttGTCAGTTTCATGTCTGGTGTCTATTTGGTAGTATCAGAGATTAAAAACCAATTTGTGTGATCTTGCATAATAGCTTAGACATTTAGTTCTTTGACATGGTTTAGCACTCAAGAATTCAAATTCTGAGGGCTGCTACCTATAACCTTATGCTTGAGGAGGAACCTACTCTTGAGCTCAAATGTACTAGCCTAACCCTTTTCGTTGTCATCTTTGACATTAGTATTATGAAAATTGCTACTTTCGCATTACGCTTTCAAAAACTTAATGTCTCAATTTAATTGTTGAATGCTGAAAATTTTTACTGCTTAGTTCTCTCTTGAAGGAATGAGGTGTTTTAGATTGCCCTCCATTCCCTTTTGAGTGTCTTTAATTGTTTTCAGGCAATAGGGATTTACTCAAGTTTAGCAATATGGAAGATATACTATCCCTTTTAATTGGTCTTATGTACATTTACTTGGCCTTTGTTGGTATGCAGTTAGGTGAAAGGTCAAAGCTCTTACTAAAGGATCTCCTAGATGGTGCTACAGAGAGGGTTTTGGAGACGCATAAAAAGGTATATAGACCATGTCAACGTGTGGACTTCTGTCAGACAATTTGGTGCTCTTTTTCCAATCATTTTCTTCAAAGTTTACTAATAAAATGATCGAACAGTGATGCTCCTGCTATTGATTGTGATATAATGAGCATTCTATAATTCAGTTGGACTTGGATTTGTTAATTCAAGAAAATGAAGTAGTTCCTTCTTGATGATTGTAATATTTGTTATCAATTAATTTGTGTCTCAGATAGTAGCAGCAGCAGAACATGGTGTCTGTGCCACATCCTGCTCTTCTGAATCAGAAAAATGCAGGGCTGTGCCAGAGTCTCAGCCTTCTGTCTTGCCATATGAATTAAAAGCTGCACCAGGTGTAGTTCGGAACTCCATGAAAGAATCAAATCACCATGCAGTTAGATCACCAAAAGATGAAGATTGTTCCAATAAGCTAACAACCCAACAAGTTGTCTCACAGCAATCTAGACTGAGCTTTTCCTTGGACAAACcagaaaatagaaagaaatgtAGTGAGTTCAGCAAGCAAAGCAGTATGAAGCAGCAGAGTACAGCCAGGTTTCTAAGCAGAGACTCTAGGCATCAAAGTCAGCGACGTGATCCTCTTGGCCATTTTTATCAAGCCAGTGGGGATGAAAGGAACTTGTTagagagaaatgaaaattgtATGAAGCTAGTGAAAAGCAATGAAACAATGAGGCAGATAAGCCTTGGCAGATTCAAAGCTATGCCCAGTATAGTCGGTTCAGTTGCTGGCTCCTCAAGATCTCTAGCTTCTGGAGATAATATTGCTAAACAGAATGAGAAAAAAGGGGAGGCAGCAAATAATTTCTCCAAAGATGTAGATAATGTAGTCAAGCACATTGAATCCCACATTTCAGCTTTGCGTTTGTGTTCTAAGTTGGCGGATGCTACCAAAGGTGCTGTGCCACATGGTTTGTGTGATATGCCTACATCAGTGTGTCCTATGGTACAGGCAAAAGAGCATTTGGTTAAAAAGAATGAACTGAGCCATAGTGTTGAGCCTTTTTCAGATAAGGATGAGTTACTGCTAATTCAGCTGGAGAATCAAGGAAATGGTAAGAAAGATGACTCACATGGGAGTCATCAGGTATTAGGTCAAAGTGAGAACGACTTGTTGGAGGATATAACGAGCAAAAAGAGAAGGATTCAGCAGAAGGAGCTAGGTCAAACTTCTGAGCATATTGTGAGTACTGATAGGCTGAAGAAAATGGTCGGTAATCAGAATGTGAATGGCATGGTAGAAGCAGGTGATCATAAACAAAGTCACACTACAAGCTGCTATGTTCACGGGTTAAGGGTTCCAATTAAGCAGGATAATATCACCAAGAGGCCTCCCATGCCTGTGAAAATGCCCTATCTGATCCCAACGAATAATGGGGGGAAAGAACCGACACCGAAGATAGGAAAATTGAGGCCTTCAATACCATCTCAGTCAGCAGGATCCAAGGCTTCAGTTAGGCCTATTAGTGATAAGAAAGGCCTGGCACGTCAGATTCTATGCAAGCAGAAAGAAGGGGGTATGGGAATTTTGCACAATAAGATTCTATTGCATCAGCAAGACTCTGAGGATTCTGCTACTGCTGGCAGTGGCAGCAGTGACAGTGAGGCTTATTCTTTGCCCAGTCGGGACAGTGCATCTTCAGTATCCAGGAGACTTGCTCATGGAGCATATGAAGAATCAAGTAGCAGTGATTACAGGGATGTTGGTGAGTCAAGTAGCAGTGATTACAGGGATGTTGGTGAGTCAGGTAGATCGTATCCTACCAGAACACACAAAGCAATCCGTCTGGTAAACTCTGATCCTGACAAAGCCAAGGGAAGGCTTGGACGGTTGAGGAGGTTTAAGAACAAGTTAGGGCTAATTTTTCATCACCATCACCGTTCTAATCACAAAGACAGCGGTGATCATTCCAGGGATGTTCACACCAAATCCAAATGGACTCATCTGCACAAGGTTTTTCATCCTAGAAACAGACATCAAGTCCAtgataaaataagaaaagcgAGGGGGAGTAACGTGCCAGTGAAGCATCAGGGAGGGCATTTTCATGCATTGGTGGAAGGATTGATGCAGCACCTTAAGCATTCAAAGAAATCAAAGCCTTCCAAAGGTGGGATTGGATGGCCAGCGAATGGCCAAGATGTCCATAAAAACAGGAAGGTGAAGCAAATACATTGGTGGCAGATGTTTCAGCGCCAACGTGGAGTCAAATTACCCAATAAAAGGCGTGTCAAGATAGGGTTTATGAGTAAAAAGCAGCAACTTAGGGTACCTAAGTTGAGATACCAAACAGTACGGCAGGGTGACATCATGTACTGAAAttcttttgagaaaaagaaggaaaatataaattagtcttaatttaagtttttcattttatttttttct
Protein-coding sequences here:
- the LOC18611968 gene encoding uncharacterized protein LOC18611968 is translated as MKEMELKDLQSDLEALRKLYGLLQCGGDVQSNVVLGERSKLLLKDLLDGATERVLETHKKIVAAAEHGVCATSCSSESEKCRAVPESQPSVLPYELKAAPGVVRNSMKESNHHAVRSPKDEDCSNKLTTQQVVSQQSRLSFSLDKPENRKKCSEFSKQSSMKQQSTARFLSRDSRHQSQRRDPLGHFYQASGDERNLLERNENCMKLVKSNETMRQISLGRFKAMPSIVGSVAGSSRSLASGDNIAKQNEKKGEAANNFSKDVDNVVKHIESHISALRLCSKLADATKGAVPHGLCDMPTSVCPMVQAKEHLVKKNELSHSVEPFSDKDELLLIQLENQGNGKKDDSHGSHQVLGQSENDLLEDITSKKRRIQQKELGQTSEHIVSTDRLKKMVGNQNVNGMVEAGDHKQSHTTSCYVHGLRVPIKQDNITKRPPMPVKMPYLIPTNNGGKEPTPKIGKLRPSIPSQSAGSKASVRPISDKKGLARQILCKQKEGGMGILHNKILLHQQDSEDSATAGSGSSDSEAYSLPSRDSASSVSRRLAHGAYEESSSSDYRDVGESSSSDYRDVGESGRSYPTRTHKAIRLVNSDPDKAKGRLGRLRRFKNKLGLIFHHHHRSNHKDSGDHSRDVHTKSKWTHLHKVFHPRNRHQVHDKIRKARGSNVPVKHQGGHFHALVEGLMQHLKHSKKSKPSKGGIGWPANGQDVHKNRKVKQIHWWQMFQRQRGVKLPNKRRVKIGFMSKKQQLRVPKLRYQTVRQGDIMY